The following coding sequences are from one Prochlorococcus marinus XMU1412 window:
- a CDS encoding DUF565 domain-containing protein, with amino-acid sequence MQKTNFSKITYQLNNLFFGFLSDTWRTKSIGLISVLTGYFLFANFITKFISEGKNELIMVPIIIIFIEIIIRIKPAASSKFYYLWTVVDKLRIGAIYAIILEAFKLGS; translated from the coding sequence ATGCAAAAAACTAATTTTTCAAAAATTACCTACCAGTTAAATAATTTATTTTTTGGTTTTCTAAGTGATACTTGGAGAACAAAATCTATTGGTCTGATTTCTGTTTTGACAGGTTATTTTTTGTTCGCAAATTTTATTACAAAATTTATATCTGAAGGTAAAAATGAGTTGATAATGGTGCCAATAATTATTATTTTTATTGAAATCATTATAAGAATTAAACCTGCCGCAAGTTCAAAATTTTATTATCTATGGACCGTAGTTGATAAATTAAGAATTGGTGCAATTTATGCCATTATACTTGAAGCATTTAAATTAGGATCTTAA
- the ftsH gene encoding ATP-dependent zinc metalloprotease FtsH — protein MFRSKFSYSDSKSSYSDLLEDIETGKIESIFFYPRQREIDVLYKNGDKFKIPILYNDQLILEKATENKVDLTINNSRKEASAANSFASISLFLIFILAIVLILRSTSKLASRAFGFTKNQAKFVTIDDVDTRFDDVAGVPEAAEELKEVITFLKEPKKFENLGAKVPKGVLLIGPPGTGKTLLAKAIAGESGVPFLSISASEFVELFVGVGASRVRDLFSKAKEKSPCIIFIDEIDSIGRQRGSGIGGGNDEREQTLNQLLTELDGFADNSGIIVLAATNRPDILDAALLRPGRFDRKIEVMLPDLDGRKKILSVHSLSKPLSNEVDLGYWASRTVGFSGADLANLMNESAIHCARDESKLISDLHIENALDKITIGLRSSLITSPNMKKIIAYNEVGRAIVSAVRNGIESVEKITILPRSGSIGGYTKICPDEDVISSGLISKKLLFSKIEIALAGRAAETIVFGEGEITQCSINDIAYATNIVREMVTKYGFSIIGPISMDSDNNEMYLGDGLFRRKPLIAENTSSKIDNEIINISKISLNNSIKILKKNRVLLDKLVDILLNQETIDKKVFKLTTSKLLKV, from the coding sequence GTGTTTAGATCAAAATTCTCATATTCAGATTCTAAATCAAGTTATTCGGATCTTCTAGAAGATATAGAGACAGGGAAAATAGAATCAATATTTTTCTATCCAAGGCAGAGAGAAATTGATGTTCTGTATAAAAATGGCGATAAATTTAAAATACCTATCCTTTACAACGATCAATTAATCCTTGAAAAGGCAACTGAAAATAAGGTAGATCTAACTATTAACAATAGTAGAAAAGAAGCCTCAGCTGCTAATTCATTTGCTTCAATAAGTCTTTTCCTGATTTTCATATTAGCTATAGTCTTAATCTTGAGGAGTACATCAAAATTGGCTTCAAGAGCTTTTGGTTTTACCAAAAATCAAGCTAAATTTGTAACTATTGATGATGTAGATACCAGATTCGATGATGTAGCTGGCGTCCCTGAAGCCGCTGAGGAATTAAAAGAAGTAATAACATTTTTGAAAGAACCAAAGAAATTTGAAAATCTTGGAGCAAAAGTTCCTAAGGGAGTTCTTCTAATAGGCCCGCCTGGAACAGGTAAAACATTATTAGCTAAAGCAATTGCTGGTGAATCAGGAGTGCCTTTTCTCTCAATATCTGCATCAGAGTTTGTAGAACTTTTTGTTGGTGTTGGAGCAAGCAGAGTTCGTGATCTGTTCTCTAAAGCTAAGGAAAAATCTCCTTGTATAATTTTCATCGATGAAATTGATTCCATTGGTAGGCAAAGAGGGTCTGGGATCGGAGGTGGAAATGATGAAAGAGAACAAACCCTTAATCAGCTTCTAACTGAATTAGATGGCTTTGCTGATAATTCTGGGATTATTGTTTTGGCAGCAACAAATAGACCAGATATCTTGGATGCAGCATTATTAAGACCAGGTAGATTTGATAGGAAAATTGAAGTAATGCTTCCAGATTTAGATGGAAGAAAAAAAATTCTTTCAGTTCACTCACTTTCCAAACCACTTTCAAACGAAGTTGACTTAGGATATTGGGCTTCTAGAACAGTTGGATTTTCGGGAGCAGATCTTGCAAACTTGATGAACGAGAGTGCTATTCACTGTGCAAGAGATGAATCTAAATTAATCAGTGATCTTCATATAGAAAATGCTCTTGATAAAATTACCATTGGCCTGAGAAGCTCATTAATAACTTCTCCTAATATGAAAAAAATTATTGCTTATAACGAAGTAGGTAGAGCAATTGTATCTGCTGTGAGAAATGGAATTGAATCAGTTGAAAAAATTACGATTTTACCTAGATCTGGATCTATAGGAGGATATACAAAAATATGCCCTGACGAAGATGTAATTTCTAGTGGATTGATTTCAAAAAAATTATTATTTTCAAAAATTGAAATTGCTCTAGCTGGAAGAGCAGCAGAAACGATAGTTTTTGGTGAAGGTGAAATTACACAATGTTCGATAAATGATATCGCTTATGCGACAAATATCGTAAGGGAAATGGTTACAAAATATGGATTTTCAATTATTGGTCCAATTTCAATGGATTCTGATAATAATGAAATGTATTTAGGAGATGGATTATTTAGAAGAAAGCCTCTCATAGCAGAAAATACCAGTTCTAAAATAGATAACGAAATCATAAACATTTCTAAAATTTCTTTAAATAATTCAATAAAAATATTGAAAAAAAATAGAGTCTTACTAGATAAACTAGTTGATATACTTTTAAATCAAGAAACTATAGATAAAAAAGTTTTTAAATTAACAACTTCTAAATTGTTGAAAGTTTGA
- a CDS encoding peroxiredoxin, whose amino-acid sequence MSLRVGQEAPDFSATAVYDQEFKEITLSGLRGKWVVLFFYPLDFTFVCPTEITAFSDRYQDFSALNTEILGVSVDSKHCHLAWIQTPRNEGGIGDINYPLVSDLKREICQAYNVLNDDGEADRGLFLINPEGVVMHTTVNKAPVGRNVDETLRILQGYQYVAANPDEVCPANWTPGEKTMLEDPKGSKEYFSAL is encoded by the coding sequence ATGAGCTTAAGAGTTGGCCAAGAAGCACCAGACTTTAGTGCTACAGCAGTATATGATCAAGAGTTTAAGGAGATTACACTTTCAGGTCTAAGAGGTAAATGGGTTGTTCTATTCTTTTACCCACTAGATTTTACATTTGTATGTCCAACTGAAATCACTGCATTTAGTGATAGATACCAAGATTTCTCAGCACTTAATACGGAAATACTTGGGGTATCAGTTGATAGCAAACACTGTCATTTGGCTTGGATACAAACCCCAAGAAACGAAGGTGGTATAGGTGATATTAACTATCCCTTAGTTTCTGACTTAAAAAGAGAAATTTGCCAGGCGTACAATGTTCTAAATGATGATGGGGAGGCTGATAGAGGTTTATTTCTTATCAATCCCGAAGGAGTAGTTATGCATACGACTGTTAACAAGGCTCCTGTAGGAAGAAATGTAGATGAAACGCTAAGAATTCTTCAAGGTTATCAATACGTTGCGGCAAACCCTGATGAAGTATGTCCAGCAAACTGGACCCCCGGGGAGAAAACAATGTTAGAGGACCCCAAAGGTAGTAAGGAATATTTTTCTGCGCTATAG
- the rpmF gene encoding 50S ribosomal protein L32 produces the protein MAVPKKKKSKSKRNQRHAVWKGKAATAAQKAISLGKSVLTGKAQGFVYPIEEEEEE, from the coding sequence ATGGCTGTACCAAAGAAGAAAAAATCAAAGAGCAAAAGGAACCAAAGGCACGCTGTTTGGAAAGGAAAAGCAGCGACAGCAGCTCAAAAAGCTATATCTCTAGGTAAATCAGTTTTAACTGGGAAAGCTCAAGGATTTGTTTATCCTATTGAAGAAGAAGAAGAAGAGTAG